A genome region from Fusarium musae strain F31 chromosome 5, whole genome shotgun sequence includes the following:
- a CDS encoding hypothetical protein (EggNog:ENOG41) — MIGRQQEQAELAKVIDRVAKSHAMNLKGNTNRFSDGSTLSNDMAAFDDISSEGASSVDGTNYRSGSFTHTASSDPKLPKTNFNPLFSDTQTVSGDTISSSPSGTLPRIARPWERHQSISIETRSLVDSSGPDSQNRHSVVESTASSLSRQLGSAKFRRRDHCEVVTIEGAGGLGKSCLVQSVLADARRRGYCATAKFDTARRTAFGPLLKLLSSLFKQVWGERNTETPFHQGLKQFVRPVWPMLHRLLGLPEFLLGPPEASIGRSISSSLQFASIRGNGKSGLKRRGSSPGSSPKPVARNPSVASQSSSDFLRTGTSTKTMRLMNIFLDVLRVFTAHKFICFCLDDLHFADDESMELISQIIASRMKMIIIMTYRTEEITWDKIQSMIHPPEGEEYPRSGGPLVTRITLSPLTEDDIVQYVSTTLCRPKEEVLPLALVLQSKTAGNPFYMREMLSACHRKKCIWYDYRDSQWHYDLDRLFEQFQGEKDYDILDTGFITHRLSELPAAARTLLAWAALIGNSFSFELICHLMGGEFDYHEDDKGSCCATFTHKTYSQGEAIAGLQAAIQAYIIVPSETDDRFRFAHDRYIHASADLQECNSRKMHFIIAQTLQKYYGGENQQLDNTASHICAAVDIIKRRILNRYQYRKLLTSCAQAAAESGAKPTAAKYYNTALTLLQDDPWTDGKEDVSYDETMQLHLRAAECYLYMGQYTAANEILNTIFENGKSPFDNAPAYVLQSRIYAQSGDSASALVSLKDCLVGLGVTVDDEPSFKKCDEKFERLSIQIQTMGRGELLNYKQAEDPSVAPVGAVLAETISAAWWSDGLRYYHLTLMMVEMHLERGAYPQSGMAFLYLAMIALSRFNMTQFAVELGNTSQELLYQSRDPFFLARGLMLYSICIGHVHMTMPMIMAQMEDAVEYASVAGDRISTIMSYGVSSVFKFFSGETCSDLEGFCQYGCEEIPNWYADSRGGSILIAVRQLCRALQGKTRTSNALEVMNDETHNAENYKKWLISCSRKSNRSVTFYQSFEIIPLFLYGHYERAVEIGSHAVDQLSMLWSAHNSRLILLFHGLARAGYLLQKLQLPCSPTEDFSSQVEEVIKELRHYVKMMDEWCTVSDINYLSWMKFLQAQVEELSLNHGNAIQHYEQALDHAAEHNSVFDEALGNYLMAGMFIRRSARRSARAALLEAVGLFRQMGALGVSKAIEEEHSLLLHGPTRNYRTCDTGVQTDFVADASSVQYRTGEAEDGGDLARIPSNTMNMADLNKGERIGAWRGSMNIQAEPGVGLPALDMIDLHAILVSSQVISSMLQVDELLKTMCDVILQTCGGSATLAAIVVQENDMDAWCVAASGDPEKGASAHIPGIPISGTSLIAENVVLYSTRFLESVFVPDLISDERFGNVNESWLQRNPVGKSIIAIPICHGNKPLLGVLYLEGEPGAFTDRNVTVLQLLVNQIGISYSNALAMKNVEKISAENRSMVAVQKRALAKALEAETKAKNAEAEAKRNVKLAEEAAKAKSIFLANVSHELRTPLNGVIGNSELLRDSDLNKDQLEMADSIRVSADLLLTVINDILDFSKMEADKMKLYIIAFNPEDMVREVVRAVSYSNREKTSKKNVKIVQNINLPPMLIYGDPIRLHQVLGNLIGNSLKFTEDGLITIGARLDKETKEHATLTFWVRDTGIGIPPQQLAKLFQPFSQADASTARKYGGSGLGLSICKSLIETMMKGKIRLESEENVGTTAWFTVTFEKAKPDVAAGDAQTKATPSVDRYYAATSPVERAESPNPYLDLSKVPKDEIRICVAEDNPINQKIAIQYVQRLGYKGVVAYDNGLKAVEGLRQKAKEGKPYHVVLMDVQMPVLDGYEATKLIRKDSLDAVRTILVIAMTASAIQGDREKCLAAGMNDYLAKPVRSEILKKKLDAYLSVEHPPPKPEASPPAQHDSSSTPSPHTQSGVATHRSSSSLVLPSPVVKPSVATKGLANVPLDPMQEEAVFNQPVDQTALQAQDSPVFNREQDPSPLAIRGSSPHSMNASGLGRVSSDDRSVDAASIADSSTSQSQKRLPRKLVKNRRNSESNSERPSLSNVSNDKSRGVLKKPQRQSTTNLVEESQKAENNSYSSGKDSSKRSSLTSSASSLKDRIFPH, encoded by the exons ATGATCGGCCGCCAGCAAGAGCAAGCAGAATTAGCCAAGGTCATTGATCGCGTCGCAAAAAGCCATGCCATGAACTTGAAGGGAAACACGAACCGGTTCTCTGACGGCTCAACCTTGTCAAACGATATGGCCGCTTTTGATGATATTTCTAGTGAGGGAGCGAGCTCTGTGGATGGCACAAACTATCGCAGCGGTTCTTTTACCCACACTGCTTCTTCTGACCCTAAGCTACCAAAGACCAACTTCAACCCCTTGTTCTCAGATACCCAGACGGTATCTGGCGATAcaatttcatcttcaccatccgGGACCCTTCCGAGAATTGCCAGGCCATGGGAAAGACACCAGTCAATCTCAATTGAGACACGCAGTCTTGTCGATAGCTCAGGACCCGATTCCCAAAATCGCCACAGCGTCGTAGAGTCGACAGCGTCCAGCCTGTCAAGACAGCTGGGCTCGGCCAAGTTTAGACGGCGCGACCATTGTGAGGTTGTCACAATCGAAGGTGCAGGGGGTCTTGGAAAGAGCTGTCTTGTTCAAAGTGTTCTGGCGGATGCCAGGCGGCGGGGTTATTGTGCCACTGCGAAATTTGACACCGCAAGGAGAACAGCATTTGGACCTCTGCTTAAGCTGCTCTCGTCCCTGTTCAAGCAAGTCTGGGGTGAGAGGAATACGGAGACTCCTTTTCACCAGGGCCTTAAGCAGTTCGTTCGCCCTGTCTGGCCAATGCTGCACCGTCTCTTGGGCCTCCCGGAGTTTCTTCTCGGCCCCCCAGAAGCATCAATTGGCCGTTCGATCTCATCGTCCCTTCAATTCGCCTCGATCAGAGGTAATGGAAAGTCTGGGCTAAAACGACGGGGTTCATCTCCTGGAAGCTCACCCAAGCCAGTTGCCAGGAACCCCAGCGTTGCTTCACAATCATCCTCAGACTTTCTTCGAACGGGTACATCCACCAAGACAATGCGGTTGATGAACATATTCCTAGATGTACTTCGCGTGTTCACTGCACACAAGTtcatctgcttctgcttggaTGATCTTCACTTTGCCGACGATGAATCAATGGAGCTCATATCCCAAATCATCGCTTCGAGGATGAAAATGATCATCATTATGACCTACCGAACTGAAGAGATCACATGGGATAAGATCCAAAGCATGATCCATCCCCCTGAAGGCGAAG AGTATCCTCGTTCGGGTGGTCCTTTGGTCACGCGTATAACATTATCACCCTTGACCGAAGATGACATAGTTCAATACGTCTCGACAACGCTTTGTCGACCAAAGGAAGAAGTCTTGCCTCTTGCTTTGGTGTTGCAATCCAAGACGGCTGGCAATCCATTCTACATGCGAGAGATGCTGAGTGCTTGCCACCGGAAGAAGTGTATCTGGTACGATTACAGAGACAGTCAATGGCATTATGATCTTGACAGGCTTTTTGAACAATTTCAAGGGGAAAAGGATTACGACATACTTGATACAGGCTTCATCACACACCGACTGTCAGAGCTCCCTGCAGCAGCACGAACTCTTCTTGCTTGGGCTGCTCTTATCGGCAATTCATTCTCCTTTGAACTCATCTGTCATTTGATGGGGGGTGAGTTTGATTACCATGAGGATGATAAGGGATCATGCTGTGCGACGTTTACACACAAAACCTACTCGCAAGGAGAGGCAATCGCTGGTCTTCAAGCAGCCATACAGGCCTATATCATTGTACCCAGTGAGACCGATGATCGATTTCGATTTGCCCATGACAGATACATTCATGCTTCGGCAGACCTGCAGGAATGCAATTCTCGGAAGATGCATTTCATTATTGCCCAGACACTCCAAAAATACTATGGCGGCGAAAACCAACAGCTGGACAACACAGCCTCTCATATTTGCGCAGCAGTTGACATCATCAAGAGACGAATTTTAAATCGTTACCAATATCGCAAGCTGTTGACGAGCTGCGCCCAAGCCGCCGCAGAGAGCGGTGCGAAGCCCACAGCCGCAAAATATTACAATACTGCTCTTACGCTCCTCCAGGACGACCCCTGGACAGACGGCAAAGAAGATGTATCTTACGATGAAACAATGCAGCTTCACCTCAGAGCAGCAGAGTGTTATCTTTACATGGGCCAATATACAGCGGCCAACGAGATTCTCAACACTATTTTCGAGAATGGGAAATCACCATTCGACAACGCACCAGCATACGTCTTGCAGTCAAGAATATACGCCCAGAGTGGTGATTCCGCTTCTGCTCTAGTTTCACTCAAAGACTGCCTGGTCGGCCTTGGGGTTACCGTCGATGATGAGCCAAGCTTCAAAAAGTGCGACGAGAAGTTTGAGCGCTTGTCAATCCAAATTCAAACGATGGGCCGTGGCGAACTTCTCAATTATAAGCAAGCAGAGGATCCTAGTGTCGCACCTGTCGGAGCTGTGCTGGCTGAAACCATCAGCGCTGCTTGGTGGAGCGACGGCTTACGGTACTATCATCTCACTCTCATGATGGTCGAGATGCATCTCGAAAGGGGCGCGTATCCACAGTCCGGAATGGCATTCCTCTATCTTGCGATGATCGCATTGTCCCGGTTCAATATGACACAATTTGCGGTCGAGCTAGGCAACACGTCCCAAGAGTTGCTCTACCAATCTCGAGACCCTTTCTTTCTCGCCCGTGGTTTGATGCTCTACTCGATATGTATAGGACATGTTCACATGACGATGCCCATGATCATGGCTCAAATGGAGGATGCCGTGGAGTATGCATCAGTCGCTGGTGACAGGATATCAACCATAATGAGCTACGGCGTGTCCTCAGTTTTCAAGTTTTTCAGCGGAGAAACCTGTTCAGACCTCGAAGGCTTCTGTCAATATGGCTGTGAGGAAATTCCCAACTGGTATGCTGATTCTAGAGGGGGTTCAATACTCATTGCCGTTAGACAGCTCTGCCGGGCTCTTCAGGGCAAGACTCGCACTAGCAACGCCTTGGAAGTCATGAACGACGAGACACATAACGCGGAGAACTACAAGAAATGGCTGATCAGCTGTAGCCGTAAGAGTAACCGCTCTGTCACTTTCTACCAGAGCTTCGAGATCATACCCCTATTCCTCTATGGACATTACGAGCGTGCCGTGGAAATTGGAAGCCACGCCGTTGATCAACTTAGTATGCTCTGGTCAGCGCACAACAGTAGGTTGATACTGTTGTTCCACGGCCTCGCTCGTGCTGGATACCTGCTACAAAAGCTCCAACTCCCCTGCTCTCCAACTGAAGACTTCTCCTCGCAGGTCGAAGAGGTCATAAAGGAACTGCGCCACTacgtgaagatgatggatgagtgGTGCACTGTTTCTGACATTAATTACCTAAGTTGGATGAAGTTTCTGCAAGCACAGGTTGAGGAATTATCTCTGAACCATGGGAATGCCATTCAGCACTATGAGCAAGCATTGGATCATGCAGCTGAGCATAATTCAGTTTttgatgaagctcttggCAATTATCTTATGGCTGGTATGTTCATTCGACGAAGTGCGCGTCGGTCAGCTCGAGCAGCACTTCTTGAAGCAGTtggcttattccggcagatgGGGGCTCTCGGTGTTTCAAAAGCCATCGAGGAGGAACACAGCCTGTTACTACATGGTCCTACAAGGAACTACCGTACTTGCGATACTGGCGTTCAAACCGACTTTGTCGCTGATGCCAGCTCAGTTCAATACAGGACTGGAGAGGCAGAGGACGGTGGAGATCTTGCACGCATCCCTTCCAACACGATGAACATGGCCGACCTCAACAAGGGCGAGCGCATAGGAGCATGGCGAGGCTCCATGAATATTCAGGCCGAGCCCGGGGTGGGACTGCCTGCTCTCGATATGATCGATCTGCACGCCATCCTTGTCTCGTCGCAGGTCATCTCCTCTATGCTGCAAGtcgatgagcttctgaaAACTATGTGCGACGTCATCTTACAGACTTGTGGTGGCTCAGCTACGCTGGCTGCCATTGTTGTCCAGGAGAACGACATGGATGCTTGGTGTGTAGCAGCAAGTGGTGATCCCGAGAAAGGAGCTTCCGCCCATATCCCAGGTATTCCCATATCAGGAACCTCACTTATTGCAGAGAATGTGGTTCTCTACTCTACCCGCTTCCTTGAGTCAGTCTTTGTCCCAGACCTAATATCTGATGAGAGATTCGGCAATGTCAACGAGTCCTGGCTTCAGAGAAACCCCGTTGGCAAGAGTATTATTGCGATTCCGATCTGTCATGGCAACAAGCCTCTCCTTGGCGTGCTCTATCTGGAGGGTGAACCGGGTGCATTCACAGATCGCAACGTCACGGTCCTGCAGCTTCTTGTCAACCAGATTGGCATAAGCTACTCGAACGCCCTTGCGATGAAGAATGTCGAGAAAATATCTGCAGAAAACCGCTCTATGGTAGCCGTTCAGAAGCGCGCActtgccaaggctcttgaggcaGAGACAAAGGCCAAGAACGCGGAAGCGGAAGCCAAGCGAAATGTCAAGCTGGCGGAGGAAGCAGCGAAGGCTAAATCCATATTCTTGGCCAATGTGTCGCACGAACTTCGCACTCCTCTCAATGGCGTAATCGGCAACTCGGAGCTTCTTCGCGACAGTGATCTGAATAAGGATCAGCTCGAGATGGCCGACTCAATTCGAGTCTCCGCTGATCTGCTATTGACGGTAATCAATGACATCTTggacttctccaagatggaGGCAGACAAGATGAAGTTGTACATCATTGCCTTCAACCCGGAAGACATGGTCCGCGAAGTCGTCCGGGCCGTTTCATATAGCAATCGTGAAAAGACGTCCAAGAAGAATGTCAAGATCGTACAAAACATCAACCTACCGCCGATGCTAATCTACGGTGACCCTATCCGTTTACACCAGGTTTTGGGCAATCTTATTGGAAACAGTCTGAAGTTCACCGAAGATGGTTTGATCACTATTGGTGCTCGTCTGGACAAGGAGACAAAGGAGCACGCCACCCTCACTTTCTGGGTTCGAGATACTGGCATCGGtattcctcctcagcaattGGCCAAACTATTTCAACCCTTTAGCCAAGCGGATGCTAGCACAGCTAGAAAATACGGTGGAAgcggtctcggtctcagcATCTGCAAGTCTCTCATTGAGACAATGATGAAGGGCAAGATTCGGCTCGAGAGTGAAGAGAATGTGGGCACAACTGCTTGGTTCACTGTCACgtttgagaaggccaagcctGATGTTGCTGCAGGAGACGCGCAGACCAAAGCCACGCCATCTGTCGACCGATACTACGCAGCAACTTCACCTGTGGAGAGAGCGGAATCGCCAAATCCTTATCTGGACTTATCTAAGGTCCCTAAGGATGAGATTCGCATTTGTGTTGCTGAGGATAACCCGATCAATCAAAAGATTGCTATACAATACGTGCAGAGATTGGGGTATAAGGGGGTTGTTGCATACGACAACGGCCTGAAGGCTGTAGAGGGGCTCCGGCAGAAGGCCAAAGAGGGCAAACCATATCATGTTGTCTTGATGGATGTCCAGATGCCGGTTCTTGACGGTTATGAGGCGACAAAGCTAATTCGGAAGGACTCTCTCGATGCAGTACGCACTATTTTGGTCATTGCCATGACCGCTTCTGCTATCCAGGGGGATAGGGAGAAGTGCTTGGCTGCTGGTATGAATGACTATCTCGCCAAGCCAGTTAGATCAGAGATTCTGAAAAAGAAGCTCGACGCATATCTCAGCGTTGAG CACCCACCGCCAAAACCAGAAGCTTCTCCTCCGGCACAACACGACTCATCTTCCACACCTAGCCCTCACACGCAATCCGGGGTGGCTACTCACAGATCTAGCTCATCGCTTGTTCTTCCATCTCCTGTAGTCAAACCGAGTGTGGCAACAAAGGGGTTGGCCAACGTGCCTCTTGATCCGATGCAGGAAGAAGCCGTGTTCAACCAACCAGTTGACCAGACGGCTCTACAAGCACAAGACAGCCCTGTCTTCAACAGGGAACAAGATCCATCGCCACTAGCCATACGTGGCAGTTCACCGCACTCGATGAATGCCTCTGGCCTTGGCCGTGTTTCAAGTGATGATCGGTCTGTAGACGCGGCGTCAATTGCAGACAGCTCAACCTCCCAGTCACAGAAACGACTGCCTCGAAAGCTTGTAAAAAATCGCCGCAACAGCGAGTCAAACAGCGAGCGACCATCGCTTAGCAACGTATCCAACGACAAGTCGCGAGGTGTTCTCAAAAAACCGCAACGGCAGAGCACGACGaatcttgttgaagagagcCAAAAAGCGGAGAACAACTCTTACAGTTCTGGAAAGGATTCTAGCAAACGTAGTAGCCTGACATCCTCTGCCTCATCGTTGAAGGATAGGATTTTTCCTCATTAG
- a CDS encoding hypothetical protein (EggNog:ENOG41), which produces MADVNVDVLVIGMGPTGLGAAKRLNHINGPSWLIVDSSDKAGGLAGTDTTPEGFLYDVGGHVIFSHYKYFDDCLDEALPKDDDWYTHQRISYVRYKGLWVPYPFQNNISMLPKEDQVSCIEGIIDSALECRVANTKPKDFDEWIVRMMGEGIANIFMRPYNYKVWAVPTTKMQCQWLGERVAAPDAKLVTKNVILNKVAGNWGPNATFRFPARDGTGGIWIAVAETIPKEKKRFGKQGEVTKIDAEKKIAYFADGSTIGYNKLINTMAVDHLAEKLGNQELVGLTKQLYYSTTHVIGVGIRGERPERIGDKCWLYFPEDNCPFYRATIFSNYSPYNQPQKDAKLPTLYLANGEKPASSEAKEGPYWSIMLEVSQSTMKPVDVENLLKDSIQGLINTEMINPEDEIVSTYHRAFDHGYPTPSLEREGVLKQVLPKLEAMDILSRGRFGSWRYEVGNQDHSFMLGVEAVDAIHSGAVELTLNYPDFVNSRQNTERRLTQNFIVAPPQTNGTKDIPSHSKAQ; this is translated from the exons ATGGCCGACGT TAACGTTGATGTCCTCGTTATTGGCATGGGACCTACTGGTCTCGGTGCTGCCAAGCGTCTCAACCACATT AACGGCCCTTCATGGCTGATTGTCGATTCCTCTGACAAAGCTGGTGGTCTTGCTGGCACTGACACCACTCCGGAGGGTTTC CTGTACGACGTCGGTGGCCACGTTATCTTCTCCCACTACAAGTACTTCGACGATTGCCTGGACGAGGCCCTCCCCAAGGATGATGACTGGTACACTCACCAGCGAATCTCCTACGTTCGCTACAAGGGCCTTTGGGTTCCTTACCCCTTCCAGAACAATATTTCCATGCTTCCCAAGGAGGACCAAGTCAGCTGTATCGAGGGCATCATTGATTCTGCTCTTGAGTGCCGTGttgccaacaccaagcccaaggactTTGACGAGTGGATTGTCCGTATGATGGGTGAGGGTATCGCCAACATCTTCATGCGACCTTACAACTACAAGGTCTGGGCCGTCCCTACCACCAAG ATGCAATGTCAGTGGCTCGGTGAGCGTGTCGCTGCCCCCGATGCTAAGCTTGTTACCAAGAACGTTATCCTCAACAAGGTCGCTGGTAACTGGGGCCCCAACGCTACTTTCCGATTCCCCGCCCGTGATGGTACCGGTGGTATCTGGATTGCCGTCGCTGAGACCATTCctaaggagaagaagcgatTCGGCAAGCAGGGTGAGGTCACCAAGATTgacgccgagaagaagattgcCTACTTCGCCGATGGCAGCACAATCGGTTATAACAAGCTCATTAACACCATGGCCGTTGACCACCTCGCCGAGAAGCTCGGCAATCAGGAGCTTGTCGGCCTCACCAAGCAGCTTTACTACTCCACCACCCATGTTATTGGTGTCGGTATCCGAGGCGAGCGCCCTGAGCGTATCGGTGACAAGTGCTGGCTGTATTTCCCCGAGGACAACTGTCCCTTCTACCGTGCCACTATCTTCTCTAACTACTCCCCCTACAACCAGCCTCAGAAGGATGCCAAGCTCCCCACGCTTTACCTCGCCAATGGTGAGAAGCCTGCGTCTTCCGAGGCTAAGGAGGGACCTTACTGGTCTATCATGTTGGAGGTTTCCCAATCTACCATGAAGCCtgtcgatgttgagaacCTCCTTAAGGATAGCATCCAGGGTCTCATCAACACCGAGATGATCAACCCCGAGGACGAGATCGTCTCTACTTACCACCGTGCTTTCGACCATGGTTACCCCACCCCCAGCCTCGAGCGTGAGGGCGTCCTCAAGCAGGTTCTCCCCAAGCTCGAGGCTATGGACATTCTATCCCGTGGTCGATTCGGCAGCTGGCGATACGAGGTCGGTAACCAGGACCACTCCTTCATGCTCGGTGTTGAGGCCGTTGATGCTATCCACAGCGGTGCCGTCGAGCTGACACTCAACTACCCTGACTTCGTCAACTCCCGCCAGAACACTGAGCGACGCCTCACTCAAAACTTCATTGTGGCTCCTCCTCAGACCAACGGCACCAAGGATATTCCAAGCCACTCCAAGGCTCAGTAA
- a CDS encoding hypothetical protein (EggNog:ENOG41) encodes MSPSAITNSPPQQATQPTTVPITSALDQADNTFAVQPPPNFTGYDHITWWVGNAKQAASYYTNLFGFKPIAYKGLETGSRYFASYVIENNDVRFVFTSPLRSEAHFPDDEPISKFDRKLLKEMYVHLERHGDAVKDVAFEVENVDGVYHKAVQEGAIAVQDPKVSKDKEHGSVSTAVICTYGDTTHTLISRQNYTGPFLPGYRAWKKHSATVSLPDVPLARIDHCVGNQSWNEMDSACAFYEQCLSFHRFWSVDDSQICTEFSALSSVVMASPNNIVKMPINEPALGKKKSQIEEYVIFNSGPGVQHIALLTPDIITAVSALRARGVEFIDVPPSYYTDMRHRLKTERRNWELKEEFETLERLNILIDYDEGGYLLQLFTKPLMDRPTVFIEIIQRNDFDGFGAGNFKSLFEAIEREQAERGNL; translated from the coding sequence ATGTCCCCTTctgccatcaccaactccCCTCCTCAGCAGGCAACTCAGCCTACTACTGTTCCTATCACTTCTGCCCTCGACCAAGCAGACAACACTTTTGCGGTGCAGCCGCCCCCTAACTTCACCGGCTATGATCACATAACCTGGTGGGTTGGCAATGCCAAACAGGCTGCCTCATATTACACCAATCTTTTTGGCTTCAAGCCCATCGCATATAAGGGGCTCGAGACTGGAAGCCGATACTTCGCCTCGTATGTCATTGAGAACAACGATGTCCGCTTCGTTTTCACCTCGCCTCTGCGATCAGAGGCTCATTTCCCAGACGATGAACCTATCTCCAAGTTCGACCgaaagcttctcaaggagaTGTATGTTCATCTCGAACGCCATGGCGACGCCGTGAAGGATGTTGCCTTTGAGGTCGAGAATGTCGACGGAGTATATCACAAGGCGGTTCAGGAGGGTGCTATTGCTGTTCAAGACCCCAAGGtcagcaaggacaaggagcaTGGCTCCGTCTCCACAGCCGTCATTTGTACATATGGTGATACCACCCATACCCTCATCTCCCGTCAAAACTACACAGGGCCCTTCCTCCCTGGCTACCGAGCCTGGAAGAAACATAGTGCCACTGTGTCTCTGCCAGATGTTCCCTTGGCCCGCATCGACCACTGTGTCGGTAACCAGTCCTGGAACGAGATGGACTCAGCCTGCGCTTTCTACGAGCAATGCCTTTCCTTTCACCGTTTTTGGTCTGTGGACGATTCACAGATCTGTACCGAGTTCTCAGCTCTGAGCTCCGTTGTCATGGCTTCACCAAATAACATTGTTAAGATGCCCATCAATGAGCCAGCTCtcggcaagaagaagtccCAGATTGAGGAGTACGTTATCTTCAACTCTGGACCTGGCGTCCAGCATATTGCACTTCTAACTCCCGATATCATCACTGCCGTCTCAGCCCTACGCGCTCGTGGTGTCGAGTTCATCGACGTTCCACCTTCATATTACACTGACATGCGCCATCGTCTCAAGACAGAGCGTCGCAACTGGGAGCTCAAGGAAGAATTCGAGACTCTTGAGCGTCTCAACATCCTAATCGACTACGATGAGGGTGGTTACCTGCTTCAACTATTCACCAAGCCCCTTATGGACCGACCCACAGTCTTCATTGAGATCATTCAGCGCAACGACTTCGACGGCTTCGGCGCCGGTAATTTTAAGAGCTTGTTCGAGGCTATTGAGCGTGAGCAAGCGGAGCGTGGCAACCTATAA
- a CDS encoding hypothetical protein (BUSCO:EOG09262ILV), with protein MADSDGEYVADMSDDDLMDHRVTDDDPQAAKGKSAKSRKGDSARAWEVSKRTWETNLPEEEDGILSLTALEAEKRKRLLRDTTPLQRGIIRHMVLVLDMSFAMIEKDLLPTRYRLTLSYAAAFVREFFEQNPISQLGIIGMRDGVAVRISDIGGNPAEHLEKLKGLENEDPQGNPSLQNALEMCRGALFHAPSHGTREVLIIYGALLSSDPGDIHETIGNLITDRIRVSIVGLSAQVAICADLCSRTNAGDESQYNIAMDEVHFRELFLAATTPPVTRTAEQSTASLLMMGFPSRTLVPNGTTSYCACHNRPFREGYLCTRCGARVCRIPAECPACDLTLILSTHLARSYHHLFPLRNWVEVPWTRANHSTACFSCLAPFPEPPKGKAPDKSREDSGAPKTAKGVSESGRYACEVCGQHFCIDCDVFAHEVVHNCPGCQSLLSKTDAAASLGEANGTAAYTNGDVVMT; from the exons ATGGCCGACTCTGACGGGGAGTATGTCGCCGACATGTCGGACGATGATCTCATGGATCACCGCGTCACTGACGACGATCCTCAAGCTGCGAAAGGAAAATCTGCCAAATCGAGAAAAGGCGACTCAGCTAGAGCATGGGAAGTCTCGAAACGAACATGGGAGACGAATCTaccagaggaagaagatggaataCTTAGTCTCACAGcgcttgaggctgagaagcgaAAGCGATTACTACGCGATACGACGCCCCTACAAAGAGGAATCATTCGACATATGGTGCTTGTGCTGGATATGTCTTTCGCTATGATCGAGAAGGATCTGCTACCTACAAGGTATCGCCTCACACTGAGCTACGCGGCTGCATTTGTGCGAGAGTTCTTTGAACAAAATCCTATTTCGCAACTAGGAATCATTGGTATGCGAGACGGAGTTGCTGTGAGGATTAGCGATATTGGAGGAAACCCGGCAGAACACTTGGAAAAGCTAAAAGGGCTGGAAAACGAAGATCCCCAGGGCAACCCAAGCTTGCAGAACGCTCTGGAGATGTGTCGAGGAGCTCTGTT CCATGCGCCTTCTCACGGCACACGAGAAGTACTTATCATCTATGGCGCATTACTATCGAGCGACCCCGGCGATATCCATGAAACCATTGGCAACCTGATAACGGATCGAATACGTGTCTCCATTGTCGGTCTTTCCGCCCAGGTCGCTATTTGCGCTGATCTGTGCTCACGAACGAACGCCGGTGACGAGTCACAATACAACATCGCGATGGACGAGGTCCATTTCCGTGAACTTTTCCTTGCAGCCACGACTCCCCCTGTGACGCGCACGGCGGAACAGAGCACAGCCAGTCTTCTCATGATGGGCTTCCCGTCCCGAACACTTGTTCCTAACGGGACTACAAGTTACTGCGCGTGCCATAATCGGCCGTTCCGAGAGGGATATCTCTGCACCCGTTGTGGCGCTCGTGTGTGCCGCATCCCAGCTGAGTGCCCAGCTTGTGACCTCACCCTTATTCTATCGACGCACCTTGCCCGCTCATATCATCATCTCTTCCCGTTACGAAACTGGGTTGAGGTGCCCTGGACTAGAGCCAATCACTCTACAGCCTGCTTCTCATGCTTAGCGCCATTCCCTGAGCCACCAAAGGGCAAAGCACCCGACAAGTCTAGAGAAGACAGTGGCGCCCCAAAGACAGCCAAGGGCGTCAGTGAAAGTGGGCGATATGCATGTGAAGTGTGTGGACAACACTTTTGCATCGACTGTGACGTCTTTGCCCATGAGGTTGTCCACAACTGCCCAGGCTGCCAGAGCTTATTATCTAAGACAGATGCCGCGGCCTCATTGGGTGAGGCGAACGGCACAGCTGCATATACCAACGGTGATGTTGTAATGACATAG